The following are encoded together in the Desulfococcus multivorans genome:
- a CDS encoding lytic transglycosylase domain-containing protein: protein MILIRRIKRFYFPGLCVLWLLGTSVTDLRADIYRYVDDSGVMHFTNVPTSERYEIFIKGDTESPPNDPSDAPSVSIESALTSDVQYAGVTSFSGTDIYDDYIAIAAQSYDIPFCLVKSIIKAESNFDCKAISIKGAQGLMQLMPDTAKLMNVSDPFDPYENIMGGTRYFRMLLNQFNGRVRHALAGYNAGPGNVERHNGIPPFRETRDYIGRVARFYRQLKWMEGFREEQAKETGQEDRDQDNHPVAVDPVRIEGKLTQLTHVN, encoded by the coding sequence ATGATCCTGATAAGACGCATCAAACGTTTCTATTTTCCCGGACTGTGCGTCCTGTGGCTGCTGGGCACTTCCGTAACAGACCTGCGTGCGGATATATACAGGTATGTTGACGACAGCGGGGTGATGCATTTTACCAATGTGCCCACCTCCGAACGGTATGAGATTTTTATCAAGGGGGATACCGAATCGCCGCCGAATGATCCGTCCGATGCACCCTCCGTTTCCATTGAATCCGCATTGACGTCCGACGTGCAATATGCCGGGGTCACGTCGTTTTCAGGTACCGATATCTACGATGATTACATTGCCATTGCCGCTCAATCCTACGATATTCCCTTCTGCCTGGTAAAATCGATCATCAAGGCCGAATCCAATTTTGATTGTAAGGCGATATCGATCAAAGGGGCTCAAGGGCTGATGCAGTTGATGCCGGATACGGCAAAACTCATGAATGTCAGCGACCCCTTTGATCCCTACGAAAACATCATGGGTGGAACCCGATACTTTCGTATGCTCCTCAATCAGTTCAACGGCAGGGTAAGACATGCCCTTGCCGGTTATAACGCCGGTCCCGGAAATGTTGAACGCCACAATGGTATTCCGCCGTTCAGGGAGACCCGGGATTACATCGGCAGGGTAGCCAGGTTCTATCGTCAGCTGAAATGGATGGAAGGTTTTCGGGAAGAACAGGCAAAAGAAACAGGACAGGAAGATCGTGACCAGGATAATCACCCCGTCGCGGTTGATCCGGTCCGTATTGAAGGGAAACTGACACAACTCACCCACGTCAACTGA
- a CDS encoding mechanosensitive ion channel family protein, producing MNAGLKNSITVITTYVIWFFGFLMVLNVLGVDSKSMAVAFGGLGIGLGFGLQAIFNNFFSGIILLFERPIQVGDVVEVGGVWGEVKQINVRATLIQTYDNASLLIPNSEFISGQVTNWSFKDFRVRRTINVGVAYGSDVEKVREILFDIAGAIHEVYKYPKPVVLFTDFGDSALLFQLRVWTHIENGLSVETEIRFAVDREFRKHRIEIPFPQRDLHIRSINTPELSDLESGISDVDIAAKASM from the coding sequence ATGAATGCCGGCCTCAAAAATTCGATCACCGTCATCACTACGTATGTCATATGGTTTTTCGGATTTCTCATGGTGCTGAACGTCCTGGGTGTCGACTCCAAATCCATGGCCGTTGCCTTCGGCGGCCTCGGCATCGGCCTGGGATTCGGTCTGCAGGCCATTTTCAACAATTTCTTCAGCGGAATCATTCTGCTCTTCGAACGCCCTATCCAGGTAGGCGACGTCGTCGAGGTCGGTGGGGTATGGGGCGAGGTGAAACAGATCAATGTCCGTGCTACGTTGATCCAAACCTACGACAACGCCTCTCTTTTGATCCCCAATTCGGAATTTATCAGCGGCCAGGTGACCAATTGGAGTTTCAAAGATTTTCGGGTCCGGAGAACCATCAATGTCGGCGTTGCCTATGGGAGCGACGTCGAAAAAGTTCGAGAGATCCTTTTCGACATTGCCGGCGCCATTCATGAAGTCTACAAATATCCCAAGCCTGTCGTCCTTTTTACGGATTTTGGAGACAGCGCCCTGCTCTTTCAACTTCGGGTATGGACCCATATTGAAAACGGCCTCTCGGTCGAAACGGAAATTCGTTTTGCCGTTGATCGGGAATTCAGAAAACACCGCATCGAGATTCCTTTTCCCCAAAGGGACTTACATATCCGATCTATTAACACACCTGAACTCTCTGATCTCGAATCCGGAATTTCGGATGTCGATATTGCCGCCAAGGCGTCGATGTAG
- a CDS encoding coiled-coil domain-containing protein, which translates to MLCKRMYVTIVGLIIISLLEMGFGFSAQGAPGEDHSSSDATVAVPYENIRQLVETALTTEADEIKALKARFTALDRYKKTIDILLRAASLQQTAHANLLVEPASDLQDILQAKSDSDAVMTNLSEMMAQARDERTAAETQLARVEEQILLNQENLATIREGKSDTPITVKLIRRIETLDDLLNTEKEMLRKIVDTYEASEEKLKAAHDRLSVMEDTFDNAISKKKKEDLFKRGEPGLDAFDITRLDDYIGDLPDRIISKLNHDVQALLDKGRLRITGIILFALIILVIMFQLKRKIIQWDKDNELARHYPRRHLVLRMASRSIPLGWTAVVLYFFAFVKHLYATIAPLGIGFVVVFVWLWSRWGLDAVTFWNQTVQQKIPEPLALRLRLLMRIVRYFTLAVVFLVWLYGRTSIISTICNIVFYLILAVWSVGFNHKLNEKISKTVSATSVKRLTQIAMITIYLIPMGGLIINLSGYQAFSSYWLISWGISLSIALWSWLIFHMIREWHEHFRKSSTSAGALTGKNRPFKWFCIQISWLAWFWISLIGLIFAWYVDKTRFFINIVQLMTLSLPIGSLNINLVNLLGIAIVLLVTHVLTRI; encoded by the coding sequence ATGCTCTGTAAAAGGATGTATGTCACCATCGTCGGACTGATCATTATATCTTTGTTAGAGATGGGCTTTGGATTTTCGGCTCAAGGGGCACCCGGGGAAGATCATTCATCCTCGGATGCAACCGTCGCCGTGCCTTACGAAAATATCCGGCAACTGGTGGAAACCGCCCTGACCACGGAAGCAGACGAAATCAAGGCGTTGAAGGCACGATTCACCGCCCTCGATCGATACAAAAAGACGATCGATATCCTGCTGAGGGCCGCATCCCTCCAACAAACAGCCCATGCCAACCTCCTTGTCGAGCCGGCATCCGATCTTCAGGACATCCTTCAGGCCAAAAGCGACAGCGATGCCGTGATGACGAACCTGTCCGAGATGATGGCTCAGGCCCGTGACGAAAGGACAGCTGCGGAGACGCAACTCGCAAGGGTGGAGGAACAGATTCTTCTGAATCAAGAAAATCTCGCGACGATTCGGGAAGGAAAGTCCGATACCCCGATCACCGTCAAGCTGATCCGACGGATCGAGACACTTGACGACCTGCTCAATACCGAAAAGGAAATGCTCCGGAAGATCGTCGATACATATGAAGCATCTGAAGAAAAGCTGAAAGCGGCTCATGACCGGCTCTCCGTCATGGAAGACACGTTTGATAACGCCATATCGAAAAAGAAGAAGGAAGATCTCTTCAAACGCGGTGAGCCGGGTTTGGATGCCTTCGACATCACCCGCCTGGACGATTATATAGGCGATCTTCCGGACCGAATCATTTCGAAGTTGAACCATGACGTTCAGGCACTCCTCGACAAGGGACGTTTGCGCATCACAGGGATAATCCTCTTCGCACTTATAATCCTCGTCATCATGTTCCAGCTCAAGCGCAAAATCATCCAATGGGATAAAGATAATGAACTCGCCAGACATTACCCCCGCCGCCATCTGGTGCTCCGTATGGCGAGCCGTTCCATTCCTCTGGGATGGACGGCCGTCGTACTCTATTTTTTTGCATTCGTGAAGCACCTCTACGCTACAATAGCGCCGCTGGGAATCGGATTCGTCGTGGTGTTCGTCTGGCTATGGTCCCGATGGGGTCTGGATGCCGTCACATTCTGGAACCAGACGGTCCAACAAAAGATTCCCGAGCCTCTGGCGCTCCGGCTTCGTCTATTGATGCGCATCGTCCGTTATTTCACCCTCGCCGTCGTATTTCTGGTCTGGTTATATGGCCGGACCAGCATCATTTCCACAATTTGCAACATCGTTTTCTATTTGATCCTGGCTGTCTGGTCAGTGGGATTCAATCATAAACTCAATGAAAAAATTTCAAAAACCGTCTCTGCCACTTCCGTAAAAAGACTGACCCAAATCGCAATGATCACCATATACCTCATTCCGATGGGGGGGCTCATCATCAATTTGTCGGGATACCAGGCTTTTTCGAGTTACTGGCTGATCTCCTGGGGTATCAGTCTCTCCATCGCCCTCTGGTCCTGGCTCATTTTTCACATGATCCGGGAATGGCATGAACATTTTCGGAAAAGCAGCACATCCGCCGGCGCTTTAACCGGCAAAAACAGACCGTTCAAATGGTTTTGCATCCAGATCAGTTGGCTGGCATGGTTCTGGATATCCCTGATCGGCCTTATCTTTGCCTGGTATGTCGATAAAACCCGATTTTTCATAAACATCGTTCAATTGATGACATTGTCGCTCCCGATTGGAAGTTTAAACATCAATCTGGTCAACCTTCTCGGCATCGCCATCGTCCTTTTGGTCACCCACGTGCTGACTCGTATCTAG
- a CDS encoding 4Fe-4S dicluster domain-containing protein yields the protein MKWTAEAEAEIRKVPFFVRKKVRHRVENEARAGGKSVVGLAEVNSTRTRFLKGMASEVKGYQLDVCFGPGGCPHRAGDTRRLMERLESLLRKADLLSFLKKQVNGPLKFHHEFRVTLAECPNACSQPQIKDFGIIAAVPPKLTDVDCTRCGACRKACPDDAIALPEDAAQPVIHPERCLSCGRCVWACPSGTLAERCRGYKILLGGKLGRHPRLASEIPGLFSEDEVVIVLEACIDFYKKNSRNGRRFADLLTPQVFKSFSDTFGKASS from the coding sequence ATGAAATGGACGGCGGAAGCCGAAGCGGAGATCAGAAAAGTTCCTTTTTTCGTCCGAAAAAAAGTCCGACATCGGGTTGAAAACGAGGCCAGGGCCGGCGGAAAATCAGTGGTCGGTCTGGCTGAGGTAAACAGCACCCGTACAAGATTCCTGAAAGGAATGGCATCCGAGGTCAAGGGATACCAGCTGGACGTCTGCTTCGGTCCCGGAGGATGCCCCCACCGGGCAGGGGATACCCGTCGGCTCATGGAACGCCTCGAATCTCTGCTCCGGAAAGCCGATCTGCTGAGTTTTCTCAAAAAACAGGTGAACGGACCCCTCAAATTCCATCATGAATTCCGGGTGACCCTGGCGGAATGTCCCAACGCCTGCTCCCAGCCCCAAATCAAGGACTTCGGCATCATCGCCGCAGTACCACCGAAATTGACGGATGTCGACTGCACCCGGTGCGGCGCCTGCCGGAAAGCTTGTCCCGACGACGCCATAGCGCTGCCGGAGGATGCGGCGCAGCCTGTCATCCACCCCGAACGATGCCTTTCCTGCGGCCGATGCGTCTGGGCCTGCCCATCGGGCACCCTTGCGGAACGCTGCCGGGGATACAAGATCCTTTTGGGTGGGAAATTGGGGCGACACCCCCGGCTCGCATCGGAAATACCCGGATTGTTTTCCGAAGACGAGGTGGTGATCGTTCTCGAGGCTTGTATCGATTTTTATAAAAAGAACAGCCGAAACGGTCGCCGATTTGCCGATCTGCTGACCCCCCAGGTGTTCAAAAGCTTTTCAGACACCTTTGGCAAGGCTTCATCCTGA